One part of the Vallitalea longa genome encodes these proteins:
- a CDS encoding transposase — MYNLKYHLVVITKYRHKCINKELTI; from the coding sequence ATATACAATCTAAAATATCATTTGGTTGTAATAACTAAATATAGACACAAATGTATTAACAAAGAACTTACTATTTGA
- a CDS encoding helix-turn-helix domain-containing protein, which translates to MKINKAFKYRIYPNKEQL; encoded by the coding sequence ATGAAAATCAATAAAGCTTTCAAATATAGAATATATCCTAATAAGGAACAACTG